A single window of Clostridia bacterium DNA harbors:
- a CDS encoding energy-coupling factor transporter transmembrane component T, with translation MIVEYESKSTPMHRLDPRAKFAWMLAAIVISVIWTNPIYLVGLCVAIIGFGFLAEFPWAKVKGVLSFILVITAIITLVQGATYVPKTVTIADPTRVLFHIIPGWIPGIGPAGAVRIGGFLYGIGMALKVSVVLVVVAIFGYLTSPSEIVQIIARVPFVPYQVGFVMSTAWKFIPVVQTQMRTLMDAHRSRGVDFEQGTLTQKVRKTSNVVFPLFANALSMADTMALAMESRAFGCSKKFTFIRPYRMTLADRLALWGSIFAMIASIVCLAVWKMGAL, from the coding sequence GTGATTGTTGAGTATGAGAGCAAGTCCACGCCGATGCACCGGCTTGACCCCAGGGCCAAGTTCGCATGGATGCTCGCCGCCATTGTCATCAGCGTGATCTGGACTAACCCCATCTACCTGGTTGGGTTGTGCGTGGCGATAATCGGGTTCGGCTTCCTCGCGGAATTCCCGTGGGCCAAGGTGAAAGGAGTGCTCTCCTTCATCCTTGTGATTACCGCAATCATCACCCTTGTTCAGGGCGCCACCTACGTTCCGAAAACCGTGACTATTGCGGACCCGACCAGGGTGCTGTTTCACATCATTCCAGGCTGGATTCCCGGCATCGGCCCTGCGGGCGCAGTTCGAATCGGCGGATTCCTATACGGTATCGGAATGGCGCTCAAAGTGTCTGTAGTCCTCGTAGTAGTGGCCATTTTCGGGTATCTCACGTCGCCATCGGAGATAGTCCAGATAATTGCGCGCGTCCCGTTCGTGCCGTACCAGGTCGGGTTCGTCATGTCCACTGCATGGAAATTCATACCTGTGGTCCAGACTCAGATGCGAACCTTAATGGACGCGCATAGGTCCAGAGGAGTCGATTTCGAACAGGGGACCCTGACTCAGAAGGTCAGGAAGACCTCCAACGTCGTGTTTCCGCTGTTCGCCAATGCCCTATCGATGGCGGACACCATGGCTCTGGCCATGGAATCGAGGGCGTTCGGCTGCAGCAAGAAGTTCACTTTCATCAGACCATACAGAATGACGCTGGCTGACCGGCTTGCACTGTGGGGCTCGATCTTTGCCATGATTGCGAGCATCGTGTGCCTTGCCGTGTGGAAGATGGGGGCGCTGTAG
- a CDS encoding carbohydrate kinase family protein has product MKGSVVCLGAAAMDLIFQVDRFPLADEMVFASGEPGLFPGGSTANIAAGLARLGVRARFVGKVGPDANGDALRAAFEHDGVDTKWLMTEADGRTAQTIIVVDHSGNRIIYSLGGTALLETPDELDSAIMDGVGLLYVGEAFPAVAQRAISQARSCGAIVAYGPGGATSWIEPDVLLDLLGKADYVLVSRGELRAITSFEKPRDGAICLLNQGARNVVVTLGSAGSECYGGEAPHDPWRVDAFRVQPVDTTGAGDSFAAGFAAGLIEGRLVQECLVRGNAMAAIAISRVGAREALPTRKELDAFLGTHLVEGGDGV; this is encoded by the coding sequence GTGAAGGGATCCGTGGTTTGCCTTGGCGCCGCAGCAATGGACCTCATATTCCAAGTTGATCGATTTCCGCTGGCAGATGAGATGGTCTTCGCATCGGGCGAACCAGGGCTCTTTCCCGGAGGATCGACTGCGAACATTGCCGCAGGTCTTGCTCGCCTGGGCGTTCGCGCTCGGTTTGTGGGGAAGGTGGGGCCAGATGCGAACGGGGATGCGCTTCGAGCTGCCTTTGAACACGACGGCGTCGACACCAAATGGCTCATGACAGAGGCAGATGGAAGGACGGCGCAGACCATCATAGTGGTCGACCACAGTGGCAACAGGATCATCTACTCGCTGGGCGGCACGGCTTTGCTGGAAACCCCCGACGAGCTGGATAGCGCGATCATGGACGGGGTTGGCCTGCTATATGTGGGCGAAGCCTTTCCCGCTGTGGCCCAGAGGGCGATCTCACAGGCGCGTTCCTGCGGGGCGATAGTGGCATATGGGCCAGGGGGCGCCACGTCGTGGATTGAGCCGGACGTACTGCTCGACCTGCTGGGGAAGGCAGACTATGTGCTTGTCTCCCGTGGTGAACTCAGGGCGATCACCTCCTTCGAAAAGCCCCGCGATGGCGCGATTTGTCTGCTGAATCAGGGCGCAAGGAATGTGGTGGTCACCCTGGGCAGTGCGGGATCAGAGTGCTATGGTGGGGAAGCTCCCCATGATCCCTGGCGCGTGGACGCCTTCCGAGTTCAGCCTGTCGATACTACGGGAGCGGGAGACTCGTTTGCAGCTGGGTTCGCGGCCGGGCTGATCGAAGGTCGTCTGGTGCAGGAATGCCTCGTTCGAGGCAATGCCATGGCTGCCATCGCCATTTCCCGAGTCGGCGCGCGAGAGGCGCTGCCAACCCGCAAGGAGTTGGATGCGTTCCTCGGAACACATCTGGTTGAAGGCGGTGATGGCGTGTGA